Proteins from a single region of Alloscardovia omnicolens:
- a CDS encoding GNAT family N-acetyltransferase, translating into MNKISMRRAHLADIPTIMELLRQVNEVHYQGRPDLFRRVTKYSAEQLADIIQSEDNPVFVVVSDDDNAQETVLAHLFCVTRDYSSSELFQDIKTLYIDDLCVSETARGMGIGRFAMDWICAWAREKGFYNVTLGVWECNPDARKFYEAMGMHVQESIMERILGR; encoded by the coding sequence ATGAATAAAATCTCCATGCGCCGAGCACATCTCGCAGATATTCCCACCATTATGGAACTCTTACGGCAAGTGAATGAAGTCCACTACCAGGGCAGACCTGATTTATTTCGCCGCGTGACTAAATATTCTGCTGAGCAACTCGCCGATATTATCCAATCGGAGGATAATCCTGTTTTTGTGGTTGTATCTGATGATGACAACGCTCAGGAAACCGTGTTAGCCCATCTCTTTTGCGTCACTCGCGATTATTCCAGCAGCGAGCTGTTCCAAGATATTAAAACGCTCTATATAGATGATCTGTGTGTATCTGAAACTGCTCGCGGTATGGGAATAGGCCGTTTTGCTATGGATTGGATATGCGCGTGGGCGCGAGAAAAAGGCTTTTACAATGTAACGCTGGGCGTATGGGAATGTAATCCTGACGCTCGCAAGTTTTATGAAGCCATGGGAATGCACGTGCAAGAAAGTATTATGGAGAGAATTTTAGGCCGATAA